The Lacrimispora xylanolytica genome has a segment encoding these proteins:
- a CDS encoding DUF362 domain-containing protein, protein MEKSKVYYTNFHTTFRENLPQKLKRLITKAGMMEQIDFHNKYTAVKIHFGELGNLSYLRPNYAKVVIDLIKDQGGRPFLTDCNTLYVGSRKNALDHLDTAYENGFSPFSTGCHVIIADGLKGTDESLVPINGEYIKEAKIGRAIMDADIFISLSHFKGHESTGFGGALKNIGMGCGSRAGKMEMHNSGKPHVAEELCIGCHACEKNCAHSAISFEEKKASIDHEYCVGCGRCIGVCPVDAVETNFDESNDILNYKIAEYTQAVLKDRPHFHISLVMDVSPYCDCHSENDIPIIPDVGMFASFDPVALDMACADAVNRQPVMAGSILEKHGSHHHDHFKDTHPTTNWQSSIEHAVKIGLGSDEYEIITI, encoded by the coding sequence ATGGAGAAATCAAAGGTTTATTACACAAACTTTCATACCACGTTTCGAGAGAACCTGCCACAAAAGCTCAAGCGACTGATAACAAAGGCTGGAATGATGGAGCAGATTGATTTCCATAACAAATATACAGCAGTCAAGATCCATTTTGGAGAGCTGGGTAATCTGTCCTATCTGCGCCCCAATTACGCAAAGGTAGTTATTGATCTGATCAAAGATCAGGGCGGCAGACCATTTTTAACGGACTGCAATACTTTATATGTAGGAAGCCGGAAGAATGCTTTGGATCATCTGGATACTGCATACGAGAATGGCTTCTCTCCTTTTTCAACGGGGTGTCACGTAATCATTGCGGACGGTTTAAAGGGAACGGATGAAAGCCTGGTTCCCATCAATGGAGAATACATAAAGGAAGCTAAAATTGGACGAGCCATTATGGACGCTGATATTTTTATTTCCCTATCTCATTTTAAGGGACACGAAAGCACTGGTTTTGGAGGCGCATTAAAGAACATTGGAATGGGCTGTGGATCAAGAGCTGGTAAGATGGAGATGCACAACTCTGGAAAGCCGCATGTAGCGGAAGAACTCTGTATTGGCTGTCATGCCTGCGAGAAGAACTGTGCCCACAGCGCCATCTCTTTTGAAGAAAAGAAAGCATCTATTGATCATGAATACTGCGTAGGCTGCGGCCGCTGTATCGGTGTCTGTCCTGTAGATGCGGTAGAAACCAACTTTGATGAATCCAATGATATTTTAAACTATAAGATTGCAGAATACACCCAGGCAGTTTTAAAGGACCGCCCTCATTTTCATATCAGCCTGGTAATGGATGTTTCTCCTTACTGTGACTGTCATTCAGAGAATGATATTCCCATCATTCCAGATGTAGGAATGTTCGCCTCCTTTGATCCTGTCGCCTTAGACATGGCTTGTGCAGATGCGGTAAACCGCCAGCCCGTCATGGCAGGCAGCATTTTAGAAAAGCATGGCAGCCATCACCATGACCATTTTAAGGATACTCACCCCACTACCAACTGGCAGTCTTCCATTGAGCATGCAGTAAAAATCGGCCTTGGAAGTGACGAATACGAAATCATCACCATCTAA